A window of the Thermoleophilia bacterium SCSIO 60948 genome harbors these coding sequences:
- the def gene encoding peptide deformylase: MAVLPITMVGDPVLRERAPDMTPEELASPAVQRLIDDMIETKRAANGAGIAAQQVGRALRVAIVEVTPGNPRYPYKPPIDLTVIVNPTIEPLDDGSAQINEGCLSVPGLRAEVPRHMGVRVRYLDRDGNEREEIRRGLTAGTFQHEVDHLDGVLFLDRVEDPTTFTTWEEFDRHGREAFEARAREIVERTGS; this comes from the coding sequence GGTCGGCGATCCGGTCCTGCGCGAGCGGGCGCCGGACATGACCCCGGAGGAGCTCGCCTCGCCCGCGGTCCAGCGGCTGATCGACGACATGATCGAAACGAAGCGGGCGGCGAACGGAGCCGGGATCGCCGCGCAGCAGGTCGGCCGGGCTCTCCGCGTCGCGATCGTCGAGGTGACGCCCGGGAACCCGCGCTATCCGTACAAGCCGCCGATCGATCTGACCGTCATCGTCAACCCGACGATCGAGCCGCTCGACGACGGGAGCGCGCAGATCAACGAGGGCTGCCTCTCGGTCCCGGGCCTGCGCGCAGAGGTGCCGCGCCACATGGGCGTGCGCGTCCGCTATCTCGACCGCGACGGGAACGAGCGCGAGGAGATCCGCCGCGGCCTCACCGCGGGGACCTTCCAGCACGAGGTCGACCACCTCGACGGCGTGCTCTTCCTCGACCGCGTGGAGGACCCGACGACGTTCACGACATGGGAGGAGTTCGACCGCCACGGCCGCGAGGCCTTCGAGGCCCGGGCGCGCGAGATCGTCGAGCGGACCGGGTCGTGA
- a CDS encoding formimidoylglutamate deiminase, which translates to MGGVRPPRPRGLRGPGARDRRADRVVTGTERELWCELAWLGGAEPEAGVTIGLDGERIASVGSAGSPPPGAERLAGLTIPGLTNAHSHSFQRALRGRTQAASGGSFWTWREEMYALARRLDPDSVFETARATFGEMALAGITSVGEFHYVHHAADGTPYDDPNALGNAVIAAAAEAGIRLTLIDACYLHGGIERFRDRSAEAWAERVDALAEGPMQRVGAAIHSVRAVDPAAAATVATWAGDRPLHAHVSEQPAENESCLAEHGLTPTALLDEAGALGPGFTAIHATHPTDADVGLLGSAGAGVCLCPTTERDLADGVGPARALRDAGVSLSVGSDSQAFIDPFEEARAIELDERLATGVRGIHEPRELLAAATARGAAAIGWPQAGRIESGALADLTTIALGGVRLGGLAAADAIAGVVFAAAPADVSDVYVAGRRIVRDGAHVSLDVPALLAKAARA; encoded by the coding sequence ATGGGAGGAGTTCGACCGCCACGGCCGCGAGGCCTTCGAGGCCCGGGCGCGCGAGATCGTCGAGCGGACCGGGTCGTGACGGGCACCGAGCGCGAGCTGTGGTGCGAGCTGGCCTGGCTCGGGGGCGCCGAGCCCGAGGCCGGTGTCACGATCGGCCTCGACGGCGAGCGGATCGCGTCCGTCGGCTCCGCCGGCTCGCCGCCGCCCGGGGCCGAGCGGCTCGCCGGGCTGACGATCCCCGGCTTGACCAACGCGCACTCCCACAGCTTCCAGCGCGCGTTGCGGGGCCGAACCCAGGCGGCCTCGGGCGGCAGCTTCTGGACCTGGCGCGAGGAGATGTACGCGCTCGCTCGGCGGCTCGATCCCGATTCGGTCTTCGAGACCGCGCGGGCGACGTTCGGCGAGATGGCGCTCGCCGGGATCACGAGCGTGGGCGAGTTCCACTACGTCCACCACGCCGCCGACGGGACCCCCTACGACGACCCGAACGCGCTCGGCAACGCCGTGATCGCGGCGGCGGCCGAGGCGGGCATCCGGCTGACGCTGATCGACGCCTGTTACCTGCACGGCGGAATCGAGCGCTTCCGCGACCGATCCGCCGAGGCCTGGGCGGAGCGCGTCGACGCGCTTGCCGAGGGACCGATGCAGAGGGTCGGCGCGGCGATCCACAGCGTCCGCGCCGTCGATCCCGCGGCCGCGGCGACGGTCGCGACGTGGGCCGGCGATCGCCCGCTCCACGCCCACGTCTCCGAGCAGCCGGCGGAGAACGAGAGCTGTCTCGCCGAGCACGGGCTGACGCCGACCGCGCTGTTGGACGAGGCGGGCGCGCTGGGACCCGGCTTCACCGCGATCCACGCGACCCATCCGACCGACGCCGACGTCGGGCTGCTCGGCTCGGCCGGAGCCGGGGTGTGCCTGTGCCCGACGACCGAGCGCGACCTGGCCGATGGGGTCGGCCCGGCTCGCGCGCTTCGCGACGCGGGCGTGTCCCTCAGCGTCGGCAGCGACTCACAGGCGTTCATCGACCCGTTCGAGGAGGCGCGCGCGATCGAGCTCGACGAGCGACTCGCCACCGGCGTGCGCGGCATCCACGAGCCGCGCGAGCTGCTCGCCGCCGCGACGGCGAGGGGCGCCGCGGCGATCGGCTGGCCGCAGGCCGGGCGGATCGAGTCGGGTGCGCTCGCCGACCTGACGACGATCGCGCTCGGTGGCGTCCGCCTCGGCGGTCTGGCCGCGGCGGACGCGATCGCGGGAGTCGTGTTCGCCGCCGCGCCCGCCGACGTGAGCGACGTCTACGTCGCCGGGCGCCGGATCGTCCGCGACGGCGCCCACGTGAGCCTCGACGTCCCGGCCCTGCTCGCGAAGGCCGCGCGGGCGTGA
- a CDS encoding imidazolonepropionase gives MSALVIDRIGLLVTGDPELGDGPLGTLRDVALVIEDGRVLAIEPSGAAGDERLDAAGRCVIPGFVDSHTHLVFAGERGEEFAARMAGAGYEAGGIEVTTDATRAASAEELERLARARRRESLRAGITTIEIKSGYGLTVESERRLCEVAARLTGEVTFLGAHLVPAEFRDRRSDYVDLVRGEMLAACAPLSRWIDVFCERGAFDPDESRAILESGREAGLGLRVHGNQLGPGAGVRLAVETGAASVDHCTYLEPGDIEALAGSETVATFLPATDFSTRQPYPNARAVIDAGGRVALATNTNPGSSYTTSIGFCLALAVRDMGMTIDEALTAATRGGALALRRDDVGHLAPGARGDAALLAAPSHSHLVYRPGVPLVVATVAAGEVVWTDPDLASTPLR, from the coding sequence GTGAGCGCTCTGGTGATCGACCGCATCGGGTTGCTCGTGACCGGCGACCCGGAGCTCGGCGACGGCCCGCTCGGGACGCTCCGCGACGTCGCGCTCGTGATCGAGGACGGCCGCGTGCTCGCGATCGAGCCGTCCGGCGCAGCGGGCGACGAGCGACTCGACGCGGCGGGTCGCTGCGTGATCCCCGGGTTCGTCGACAGCCACACGCACCTCGTGTTCGCGGGCGAGCGCGGCGAGGAGTTCGCGGCGCGGATGGCCGGCGCCGGCTACGAGGCCGGCGGAATCGAGGTGACGACCGACGCGACCCGTGCGGCGAGCGCCGAGGAGCTCGAGCGCCTCGCCAGGGCGCGCCGCCGCGAGTCGCTGCGAGCGGGGATCACGACGATCGAGATCAAGTCGGGCTACGGGCTCACCGTCGAGAGCGAGCGCCGGCTCTGCGAGGTCGCCGCGCGGCTGACCGGCGAGGTGACGTTCCTCGGCGCCCACCTCGTTCCCGCGGAGTTCCGCGACCGCCGCTCCGACTACGTCGACCTGGTCCGCGGCGAGATGCTCGCCGCCTGCGCGCCGCTCAGCCGCTGGATCGACGTCTTCTGCGAGCGCGGCGCGTTCGATCCCGACGAGTCGCGAGCGATCCTCGAGTCCGGCCGCGAGGCCGGCCTCGGTCTCCGCGTCCACGGCAACCAGCTCGGGCCCGGCGCCGGGGTCCGGCTCGCGGTCGAGACCGGCGCCGCCTCCGTCGATCACTGCACCTACCTCGAGCCGGGCGACATCGAGGCGCTGGCGGGGTCGGAGACCGTCGCGACCTTCCTGCCGGCGACCGACTTCTCGACCCGCCAGCCCTATCCGAACGCCCGCGCGGTGATCGACGCCGGCGGCCGCGTCGCGCTGGCCACGAACACGAACCCCGGCTCGAGCTACACGACGTCGATCGGCTTCTGCCTCGCGCTCGCGGTCCGCGACATGGGGATGACGATCGACGAGGCGCTCACAGCGGCGACCCGCGGCGGCGCGCTCGCCCTGCGACGTGACGACGTCGGCCACCTCGCACCCGGCGCCCGCGGCGACGCCGCCCTGCTCGCCGCCCCCTCGCACTCGCACCTCGTCTACCGCCCGGGGGTGCCGCTCGTCGTCGCGACGGTGGCGGCCGGAGAGGTCGTCTGGACGGATCCGGACCTCGCCTCGACGCCGCTTCGCTGA
- a CDS encoding multifunctional oxoglutarate decarboxylase/oxoglutarate dehydrogenase thiamine pyrophosphate-binding subunit/dihydrolipoyllysine-residue succinyltransferase subunit, translating to MTETGVVDVEMPAMGESVTEGTVLEWHKSEGDHVEEGETIVEVSTDKVDAEVPAPASGTLTEILAGPDDVVEVGQTLARVDPNGDAAAASAPSGGTSAESNGATGQTDETGGSGGGEEAGGSLVMGGGEGDADIGEDAAPSETSQPGADEDRLAGGVSPDGGSDAPEGETVELTMPEMGESVTEGTVLEWIVAEGDHVEEGDTVIEVSTDKVDAEVPAPVSGVVSEHLVAADDVVSVGQALARITAGAGAGSSAAPTPSADEAEAAQAPAASAPTTVDESVRISPVARRIAEAGGVDVSAISGSGPGGRITKSDVLAAGDGAAEPSANGASAAAPVGETKPLRGPAAMLAQAMADSREVPTATSFRTLAVDTLDAKRKALNEVLKEQGAKLSFTHLIAWAIVRAIDDEWTSMARTFSEADGKPQVTEPAAINLGIAVDIQRRGQRSLMVPCIRDAGSLDFKGFHSRYEELITKTRENALTADDFRGTNVTLTNPGGIGTVASVPRLLSGQGTIVATGSIAYPVEWSHATPEKIKALGISKVMTMTSTYDHRIIQGAESGSFLRSVDLLLSGEEGFYESVAQAFGVDPGPITHAHPASASAPALATGSSQPTTGVVSSEPDVELLQGVQAATSLLKAYRTHGHLAAHLDPLGHEPKGDPALVPESLDLTPELMSRIPASILRIGVEGETLLEVLPRLREAYCGTIGYQIEHLSSHQQRMWLREMIETGAHRTPLDAEHRRGLLTRLIDVFQFERFLQKSYLGQKTFSIEGLDVTVPMIDTVCTLARRNGAEEVVLGMAHRGRLSVLAHNLGRSTESILAEFEGAKALEQVKSIVHMPHGGTGDVKYHQGAEGMFSTQDGEDVKVLLYPNPSHLEFVDPAATGGARAAQTEHSGPKLHHNPQVAVPLLLHGDAAFPGQGVVAETLNLQSLNGYSTGGTIHIIMDNQVGFTTEPSEGRSTPYASDLAKGFNVPIIHVNADDVEGCISAVRMAMAYRERWGRDVVIDLIGYRRYGHNETDEPAYTQPLQAAKIKAHQPVSEIYAEKLVKEGVVSPDDVSETASERQESLRGTLTELRRKMESGEFEADTQTGIQTGEIRQQTPEVETKVSAKRLRSLNAELIRVPDSFTIHRKLRKPLEGRIETLESGPIEFGHAEGLAFASLLTEGTHVRLTGQDAERGTFSHRHLALHDEKTGLEYMPIQNLSGALAPFELHNSPLSETACLGFEYGYSAASPESLIIWEAQFGDFINGAQVIVDQFIVSGEAKWGQTTRLTLLLPHGYEGAGPEHSSARMERFLALAAERNIRLANPTTAGQYFHLLRRQARIAEARPLVVFTPKGLLRLKAAASTLEELSEGSFQFVLDDPRAEERREKVERLVLCQGKVYYDIDGSEQREAAENVAVARVEMLYPFPRPQLTELIERYPNLREVVWVQEEPENMGAWKVMARRVPPILPEGVELRYVGRPQRASPSEGYPVAHRIEQERIVLTALTG from the coding sequence ATGACTGAAACCGGCGTTGTCGATGTCGAGATGCCCGCGATGGGTGAATCCGTGACCGAGGGCACCGTGCTCGAGTGGCACAAGTCCGAGGGCGATCACGTCGAGGAGGGCGAGACGATCGTCGAGGTCTCGACCGACAAGGTCGACGCCGAGGTCCCGGCTCCGGCCTCCGGCACGCTGACCGAGATCCTCGCCGGTCCCGACGACGTCGTCGAGGTCGGCCAGACGCTCGCGCGGGTCGATCCCAACGGCGACGCGGCGGCGGCCTCGGCCCCGTCCGGCGGGACGTCGGCCGAGAGCAACGGCGCGACCGGCCAGACCGACGAGACGGGCGGCTCGGGCGGTGGCGAGGAGGCCGGCGGCTCGCTCGTCATGGGCGGCGGCGAGGGTGACGCCGACATCGGCGAGGACGCGGCGCCGTCGGAGACATCCCAGCCCGGCGCCGACGAGGACCGCCTCGCCGGCGGCGTCTCGCCCGACGGCGGCTCCGACGCGCCGGAGGGCGAGACCGTCGAGCTGACGATGCCCGAGATGGGCGAGTCGGTGACCGAGGGCACCGTGCTCGAGTGGATCGTCGCCGAGGGCGACCACGTCGAGGAGGGCGACACCGTCATCGAGGTCTCGACCGACAAGGTCGACGCCGAGGTCCCGGCGCCGGTCTCGGGCGTCGTCTCCGAGCACCTGGTGGCCGCCGACGACGTCGTCTCGGTCGGCCAGGCGCTCGCCAGGATCACCGCCGGCGCCGGCGCGGGATCCTCGGCCGCCCCCACGCCCTCGGCCGACGAGGCGGAGGCCGCCCAGGCCCCGGCCGCGTCGGCCCCTACGACGGTCGACGAGTCCGTGCGGATCTCCCCCGTCGCTCGCCGGATCGCCGAGGCGGGTGGCGTCGACGTCAGCGCCATCAGCGGGTCCGGCCCGGGCGGCCGGATCACGAAGTCCGACGTCCTCGCGGCGGGCGACGGCGCGGCCGAGCCGTCGGCCAACGGCGCCTCCGCCGCGGCGCCGGTGGGCGAGACGAAGCCGTTGCGCGGCCCCGCCGCGATGCTCGCTCAGGCGATGGCCGACAGCCGCGAGGTCCCGACCGCGACGTCCTTCCGCACGCTCGCGGTCGACACCCTCGACGCGAAGCGCAAGGCGCTCAACGAGGTGCTCAAGGAACAGGGCGCGAAGCTCTCCTTCACGCACCTGATCGCGTGGGCGATCGTGCGCGCGATCGACGACGAGTGGACCTCGATGGCACGGACCTTCTCCGAGGCCGACGGCAAGCCCCAGGTCACCGAGCCGGCGGCGATCAACCTCGGCATCGCGGTCGACATCCAGCGCCGCGGCCAGCGCTCGCTGATGGTTCCCTGCATCCGCGACGCGGGCTCGCTCGACTTCAAGGGCTTCCACTCGCGCTACGAGGAGCTGATCACCAAGACGCGCGAGAACGCGCTGACCGCCGACGACTTCCGCGGCACCAACGTCACGCTGACGAACCCCGGCGGCATCGGCACCGTCGCCTCGGTCCCGCGACTGCTGTCCGGCCAGGGGACGATCGTCGCCACCGGTTCGATCGCCTACCCGGTCGAATGGAGCCACGCGACGCCGGAGAAGATCAAGGCGCTCGGGATCTCGAAGGTCATGACGATGACCTCGACCTACGACCACCGGATCATCCAGGGCGCCGAGTCGGGCTCGTTCCTGCGCTCGGTCGATCTGCTGCTCTCCGGTGAGGAGGGCTTCTACGAGTCCGTGGCGCAGGCGTTCGGGGTCGACCCCGGCCCGATCACCCACGCTCACCCGGCCTCGGCCTCGGCGCCGGCGCTCGCCACCGGGAGCTCGCAGCCGACGACCGGCGTCGTCAGCTCGGAGCCCGACGTCGAGCTGCTCCAGGGCGTGCAGGCGGCGACCTCACTGCTCAAGGCCTACCGCACGCACGGCCACCTCGCCGCGCATCTCGACCCGCTCGGCCACGAGCCGAAGGGCGACCCGGCGCTCGTCCCCGAGTCGCTCGACCTGACGCCGGAGCTGATGAGCCGTATCCCCGCCTCGATCCTGCGGATCGGTGTCGAGGGCGAGACGCTGCTCGAGGTCCTACCGCGCCTGCGCGAGGCCTACTGCGGCACGATCGGCTACCAGATCGAGCACCTCTCCTCGCACCAGCAGCGGATGTGGCTGCGCGAGATGATCGAGACGGGGGCCCACAGGACCCCGCTCGACGCCGAGCACCGGCGCGGCCTGCTGACGCGGCTGATCGACGTCTTCCAGTTCGAGCGCTTCCTGCAGAAGAGCTACCTCGGCCAGAAGACGTTCTCGATCGAGGGCCTCGACGTCACCGTGCCGATGATCGACACCGTCTGCACTCTCGCGCGCCGAAACGGCGCCGAGGAGGTCGTGCTCGGGATGGCCCACCGCGGCCGGCTGTCGGTCCTGGCCCACAATCTCGGGCGCTCGACCGAGTCGATCCTGGCCGAGTTCGAGGGCGCGAAGGCGCTCGAGCAGGTCAAGTCGATCGTCCACATGCCCCACGGCGGCACCGGCGACGTCAAATACCACCAGGGCGCCGAGGGCATGTTCTCGACCCAGGACGGCGAGGACGTGAAGGTCCTGCTCTACCCGAACCCGAGCCACCTCGAGTTCGTCGATCCGGCCGCGACCGGTGGCGCCCGCGCCGCCCAGACCGAGCACTCGGGCCCGAAGCTCCACCACAACCCGCAGGTCGCCGTGCCGCTGCTGCTCCACGGCGACGCGGCGTTTCCGGGCCAGGGGGTCGTCGCCGAGACGCTCAACCTCCAGTCGCTCAACGGCTACTCGACCGGCGGCACGATCCACATCATCATGGACAACCAGGTCGGCTTCACCACGGAGCCGTCAGAGGGTCGCTCGACGCCGTACGCCTCCGACCTCGCCAAGGGCTTCAACGTCCCGATCATCCACGTCAACGCCGACGACGTCGAGGGCTGCATCTCGGCGGTGCGGATGGCGATGGCCTACCGCGAGCGCTGGGGCCGCGACGTCGTCATCGACCTGATCGGCTATCGCCGCTACGGCCATAACGAGACCGACGAGCCGGCCTACACGCAGCCCCTCCAGGCCGCGAAGATCAAGGCCCACCAGCCGGTCTCGGAGATCTACGCCGAGAAGCTCGTCAAGGAGGGCGTCGTCAGCCCCGACGACGTCTCCGAGACGGCCTCCGAGCGCCAGGAGTCGCTGCGCGGGACGCTCACCGAGCTGCGCCGCAAGATGGAGTCGGGCGAGTTCGAGGCCGACACCCAGACGGGCATCCAGACGGGCGAGATCCGCCAGCAGACGCCGGAGGTCGAGACGAAGGTGTCGGCGAAGCGGCTGCGCTCGCTGAACGCCGAGCTGATCCGCGTGCCGGACAGCTTCACGATCCACCGCAAGCTGCGAAAGCCGCTCGAGGGACGGATCGAGACGCTCGAGTCGGGGCCGATCGAGTTCGGCCACGCCGAGGGGCTCGCGTTCGCGTCGTTGCTGACCGAGGGGACGCACGTCCGCCTGACCGGCCAGGACGCCGAGCGCGGGACGTTCTCGCACCGCCACCTCGCTCTCCACGACGAGAAGACGGGCCTCGAATACATGCCGATCCAGAACCTCTCCGGGGCGCTGGCGCCGTTCGAGCTCCACAACAGCCCGCTGTCGGAGACGGCGTGCCTCGGGTTCGAGTACGGCTACTCGGCGGCCTCGCCGGAGAGCCTGATCATCTGGGAGGCGCAGTTCGGCGACTTCATCAACGGCGCCCAGGTGATCGTCGACCAGTTCATCGTCTCGGGCGAGGCGAAGTGGGGCCAGACGACGCGCCTGACGCTGCTGCTGCCCCACGGCTACGAGGGCGCCGGCCCCGAGCACTCGAGCGCGCGGATGGAGCGCTTCCTCGCGCTCGCGGCCGAGCGCAACATCCGGCTCGCCAACCCGACGACGGCGGGGCAGTACTTCCACCTTCTGCGCCGCCAGGCGCGGATCGCCGAGGCGCGGCCGCTCGTCGTCTTCACGCCGAAGGGACTGCTGCGCCTGAAGGCCGCGGCCTCGACGCTCGAGGAGCTCAGCGAGGGCAGCTTCCAGTTCGTCCTCGACGATCCCAGGGCCGAGGAGCGACGCGAGAAGGTCGAGCGGCTCGTCCTCTGCCAGGGGAAGGTCTACTACGACATCGACGGCTCCGAGCAGCGCGAGGCGGCCGAGAACGTCGCGGTGGCGCGGGTCGAGATGCTCTATCCCTTCCCCCGCCCACAGCTCACCGAGCTGATCGAGCGCTACCCGAACCTGCGCGAGGTCGTGTGGGTCCAGGAGGAGCCGGAGAACATGGGCGCGTGGAAGGTCATGGCCCGCCGCGTCCCGCCGATCCTGCCCGAGGGCGTCGAGCTCCGCTACGTCGGCCGGCCCCAGCGCGCCTCACCGTCCGAGGGCTACCCGGTCGCGCACCGCATCGAGCAGGAGCGCATCGTGCTGACGGCGCTGACCGGCTGA
- a CDS encoding FtsX-like permease family protein encodes MLSAAGIFAAAAMAGTSITVSYGLGTGFERAAEQADLPDVLASFDERDRDEVEARIDALPNVEASAYRFVLSGHVIDAPGGFSDDADIEIVDPDGRRGYAIVDGRDLDGSGAEVVVEQGVADAWDLEVGDSMEVEHLGSAEIVGLAVGPDDVAYPLSPEPRVYVANSFGDRLPVNQALVWASDPSDLDPLLVQARALAFGLDDLEFVTQDGLRALINQAAGVVIALLIAFSLVALVAAGTMLGASAKADVERRLLSIGVMRAVGVSRVGVTKRYALEAAIVALPAAFAGIAVGALLAAGPSARLLGALNELPPGLALLPVLAATLVVVVGLVLAATTWPAWRAAGRPPALNLRGGELRGRAVRRSRSPGGPFGLGIRLASARRARLAATAATIASAAAVVLLLLGVASFLERLQSDPVSVGRQYQLTSTLPASEAPRISGLDGVEGAAPRYELEAVGSFDLGQPLQLVSYAGDPSDFQAAPLDSGRRVRAADEAEVGVGLADALGLSLGGTLAVQLPSGEEARFEVVGIARTLENDGRVAIVGDPDLLARQPGVEQVIAVRLADGADAGTVAAELDDASNGAAETEAVGGATTDDQTFLGVLAAVLRVVALVNLAICLYALIQALAVTVAERRGVISILRAGGAGRGSITLVLLGAALTCVAIAAPAAYLLERFLLAPVVANLASGFASVPLAAGATQVAVVVAGLALLAAIAAAWVARRVERRPIVEGLRR; translated from the coding sequence TTGCTGTCGGCCGCCGGGATCTTCGCCGCGGCGGCGATGGCCGGCACCTCGATCACCGTCAGCTACGGGCTCGGCACGGGCTTCGAGCGGGCCGCCGAGCAGGCCGACCTGCCCGATGTCCTGGCGAGCTTCGACGAGCGCGATCGCGACGAGGTCGAGGCGCGGATCGACGCGCTGCCGAACGTCGAGGCGTCGGCGTACCGGTTCGTGCTCTCGGGTCACGTGATCGACGCGCCGGGAGGCTTCTCCGACGACGCCGACATCGAGATCGTCGACCCGGACGGCCGCCGTGGCTATGCGATCGTCGATGGTCGCGACCTCGACGGGTCCGGCGCCGAGGTCGTCGTCGAGCAGGGCGTGGCCGACGCCTGGGATCTCGAGGTCGGCGACTCGATGGAGGTCGAGCACCTCGGGTCGGCTGAGATCGTGGGGCTCGCCGTCGGGCCGGACGACGTCGCCTATCCGCTCTCTCCCGAGCCGCGTGTCTACGTCGCCAACAGCTTCGGAGACCGACTGCCGGTCAACCAGGCGCTCGTCTGGGCGTCTGATCCGAGCGACCTCGATCCACTGCTCGTGCAGGCTCGTGCGCTCGCCTTCGGCCTCGACGACCTCGAGTTCGTCACGCAGGACGGGTTGCGGGCGCTGATCAACCAGGCGGCCGGCGTCGTCATCGCCCTCCTGATCGCGTTCTCGCTCGTCGCTCTTGTCGCGGCGGGGACGATGCTCGGCGCCTCGGCGAAGGCCGACGTCGAGCGCCGGCTGCTGTCGATCGGCGTGATGCGGGCCGTCGGCGTCAGCCGGGTGGGCGTGACGAAGCGCTACGCGCTCGAGGCGGCGATCGTCGCCCTTCCCGCCGCGTTCGCGGGGATCGCGGTCGGGGCGCTGCTCGCCGCCGGCCCCAGCGCGCGACTGCTCGGGGCGCTCAACGAGCTGCCCCCCGGCCTCGCCCTGCTCCCCGTCCTGGCGGCGACGCTCGTGGTCGTCGTCGGGCTCGTGCTCGCCGCGACGACCTGGCCGGCGTGGCGGGCCGCGGGCCGCCCCCCGGCGCTCAACCTGCGCGGCGGCGAGCTTCGCGGCCGGGCGGTCCGGCGCAGCCGCTCGCCGGGCGGGCCGTTCGGGCTCGGGATCCGCCTGGCGAGCGCCCGCCGAGCCCGCCTGGCCGCGACCGCGGCGACGATCGCCAGCGCCGCCGCCGTCGTCCTGCTGCTGCTCGGCGTCGCCTCCTTCCTCGAGCGGCTGCAGTCGGACCCGGTCTCCGTCGGGCGCCAGTACCAGCTGACGAGCACGCTGCCGGCCTCCGAGGCACCGCGCATCTCGGGCCTGGACGGGGTCGAGGGCGCCGCCCCGCGCTACGAGCTCGAGGCCGTCGGGTCCTTCGACCTCGGGCAGCCGCTCCAGCTCGTCTCCTACGCGGGCGACCCGTCGGACTTCCAGGCGGCGCCGCTCGATTCCGGCCGGCGGGTGCGCGCCGCGGACGAGGCCGAGGTGGGGGTCGGTCTCGCCGACGCGCTCGGCCTCAGCCTGGGCGGAACCCTCGCGGTCCAGCTGCCGTCCGGGGAGGAGGCGCGGTTCGAGGTCGTCGGGATCGCGCGGACGCTCGAGAACGACGGGCGGGTCGCGATCGTCGGCGACCCGGACCTGCTCGCCCGGCAGCCCGGTGTCGAGCAGGTGATCGCGGTGCGCCTCGCCGACGGCGCCGATGCCGGGACGGTCGCCGCCGAGCTCGACGACGCCTCGAACGGCGCCGCGGAGACCGAGGCCGTCGGCGGCGCGACGACCGATGACCAGACCTTCCTCGGCGTCCTCGCCGCCGTGCTGCGAGTCGTCGCGCTCGTCAATCTCGCGATCTGCCTGTACGCGCTGATCCAAGCGCTCGCGGTGACGGTGGCCGAGCGGCGCGGGGTGATCTCGATCCTGCGCGCGGGCGGCGCCGGGCGCGGTTCGATCACGCTGGTCCTGCTCGGCGCGGCGCTCACGTGCGTCGCGATCGCCGCACCGGCCGCGTACCTGCTCGAGCGCTTCCTCCTCGCACCCGTCGTCGCGAACCTGGCGAGCGGCTTCGCGTCGGTGCCGCTCGCTGCCGGGGCGACCCAGGTCGCCGTCGTGGTCGCCGGGCTCGCCCTGCTGGCGGCGATCGCCGCCGCCTGGGTCGCGCGCCGGGTCGAGCGCCGCCCGATAGTCGAGGGGCTGCGACGGTGA
- a CDS encoding ABC transporter ATP-binding protein, with product MEAQHAARAASGTAGTLASARGVVKHFGSGRAARRVLDEAAIDLRRGELVCILGRSGSGKSTLLNLLGGIDRADSGRIEVAGVRVDRLGERELTRYRREVVGFVFQFFHLIPELTGVENVLLPARLNGAAAEGRGRELLERFAVGAAAERLPHTLSGGEQQRIAIARALVNEPPLLLADEPTGNLDSASGRVVLDSLRRIAGGDRSVLMATHDPEAAAIADRVLSLEDGRLIG from the coding sequence TTGGAGGCGCAACACGCAGCGAGGGCCGCGAGCGGCACGGCCGGGACCCTCGCGTCCGCGCGTGGGGTCGTGAAGCACTTCGGCAGCGGCCGCGCCGCGCGCCGCGTGCTCGACGAGGCTGCGATCGACCTCCGTCGCGGCGAGCTCGTCTGCATCCTCGGGCGCTCGGGGTCGGGCAAGTCGACGCTGCTCAACCTGCTCGGGGGGATCGACCGTGCCGACTCCGGCCGGATCGAGGTCGCCGGGGTCCGGGTCGATCGCCTCGGCGAGCGTGAGCTGACCCGCTACCGGCGCGAGGTCGTCGGCTTCGTGTTCCAGTTCTTCCACCTGATCCCGGAGCTGACCGGTGTCGAGAACGTCCTGCTGCCGGCCCGGCTGAACGGCGCCGCGGCCGAGGGCCGCGGTCGCGAGCTGCTCGAGCGCTTCGCCGTCGGCGCCGCCGCCGAGCGGCTGCCGCACACGCTGTCGGGCGGTGAGCAACAGCGGATCGCGATCGCCAGGGCGCTCGTCAACGAGCCACCGCTGCTGCTGGCCGACGAGCCGACCGGCAACCTCGACTCGGCCTCCGGGCGCGTGGTGCTCGACTCGCTGCGCAGGATCGCGGGCGGCGATCGCTCGGTCCTGATGGCGACGCACGATCCCGAGGCGGCCGCGATCGCCGATCGGGTCCTCTCGCTCGAGGACGGGCGGCTGATCGGGTGA